TTACATAAGCTGATACTATATAATGCCCATTTTCCAAATATAACTTCTAACCAGAATCTGACAAACAAAGGAGAGCTACAAttatcaaaatgaaatgtttgcaataaaaaaagaacatTAGTCAGTAAGAGGGACTGCCTTACCAGGTAACTTAGAAACACCCAGtctttcacaaaattcatcaCAGAAATGATTGCAATTTTTTGCTAGCAAATCATATGATTCTCCAGGCCACTCTCTGCTCAGTTCCATGAGAATTTGGTTAATCTCAGTGACAGAATTTGTGGTTTGTCCAAGTTTGATGCTTTCACGGTATGTATACATTGGATTCTGCTTTGAAGGACAGTGGAAGACACCAGTACCCTGCTCACAGAACCCAAAAGACCATTCTTCATCACCATAAACCTGTCGAGCAATTGAAAATTCAGTAGCAATAGCATGATCATAACTCAGCTGTATCCAAGAGTGAACTGAAAGTCAGGTAGGCAAAAGATATGGAGTACATATCAAGTGAAAACACAGAAAGATCCCCCATAACCTGCTcgagcaaaaaaaaaatctgaaatttatGAGACAATGTAGatatagaagaaaatgagTAAGCATCAAAATGGTGAAAACTGCAAGACCCAAAAGATTTATGAGATACACAATATGCAACCTTGTTATAAGGGATCCGCAGATGGCAAAATCAGTATCCTTTTACACACGGTGTTCTTGTAACACCAGTCAAAACATCCACTCGGCGCACATACTTAACTACAGGAACTACGAATACGGTACAGTCAAAACATCCACTACTGATTGTAACACATTAGATACATTGGCTTGCCATAAAGCTCATAACCAAATAGTGAAAACAAACGAACAACTCTatagatgatgaagaagagcTAGTTCCTAATAATATTGCTTCATACATATCACATCCagatatataaaaaacttgtaagttcatcaaaattaactgGATTAGAACCTCTGACATGTTTTGGTTGACTAATACCAAAAGGTTATGCAAAGAGTCATAGACACAAAACTGTTTAAATCTACAGTGTGTGCATAACATGGAAACATTAAGGTAAACAGCCTTAACATCTTAAGAAAGGTGGAGATTAAAATGAGGTCAGGAGGGGCTATTATCTGTTTGGTAGAAAAACTAACACCCGCTACATGCTGTTTCGTTTTACACTCCATTTCCGTTGACGACTGAGAAAACTTGTTGAGTGGTTTTTCAAGAAGCCATTGGGGATTTCCCACCAAAGAATTACACTCATCTTTGTGTCAAACCCCAATCCATCCAACAAAATTGATGCATTTTCTCAATGccaaccaaatgtttcatgaTAACTTATGGAGTACTCCCTAAGCTATTAACACTAACTTGATGTTAACAcaggtaattaattataccccCTAAGGTGAAAGCTCAAtccataaaactaatatatatatagaaccTATATATAGAGCCCTTATTCAAGTACAAacatttttaagaaaaacccaAATCAGGGCATCCTTTTGGGACTTTTCTCcaaaacaagtccaaatccAGCCCCACCTAGCATAGAACTGCTTCGTCCTAGAAAAGTATTTGAACAGAGGAATccccaaaaatcaaattcccAAATTGAGAACAAATTAGAGTATGCAAGTACCTAAAACAGCATCAGCCCAAAAGTAGCTACAACAATACTAAAATTAACCACCAAAACCCCACACAGGAAGCAGAGTGGGAGTGCAAAACCTGAACGGCGCTGTGGAAGATGCCGCCGAGGCCAATTCCGTCTTTGAAAATCTTGTTGATCTGCATTATGGTGTTGTTGGTTTTGTCGCTGCCGCTGTTGGTGACGTCGTAGACATGGAGTATGACTTCCGTCATCTCAAATTCAGCGCTTCCCTTTCCCCTTCACAATTTCGATTCAATTCAAAAAACCCCTCTCGTCCACGAATTGTATGGTATCTCCACTTCAAAGTTGAATCAGGAGGAATGATTGAGGATGGGCACTTGAAACAAATCAGATTAGGTGAAAGTAATTTAAGAGAGTGATGAGATTTGGGAGCAGATGGCGGTGTGACTATGAATTTAAGAGATGTGAGTTAC
The genomic region above belongs to Salvia hispanica cultivar TCC Black 2014 chromosome 3, UniMelb_Shisp_WGS_1.0, whole genome shotgun sequence and contains:
- the LOC125215306 gene encoding deSI-like protein At4g17486, translating into MTEVILHVYDVTNSGSDKTNNTIMQINKIFKDGIGLGGIFHSAVQVYGDEEWSFGFCEQGTGVFHCPSKQNPMYTYRESIKLGQTTNSVTEINQILMELSREWPGESYDLLAKNCNHFCDEFCERLGVSKLPGWVNRFANAGDTAVEIAGNTAYRFRQAKTEIVTASKVAYRFLAGIASNNMITGPDSPSNSNGGTPRFQPTWFKNLVAPGEKPSSSSELEDEDQRLRQDAKTPL